In Fusarium pseudograminearum CS3096 chromosome 1, whole genome shotgun sequence, one genomic interval encodes:
- the RRR1 gene encoding RRR1, translated as MSESEKEQNTVTPNHDAVSKIVPETSKVADEHAKYLLAEDNRVCVRLFCHHFNKLGLQSTYRHAWNGQETVDIYKAYPEQCRMVFMDLAMPVMGGLQASLRIREHEKEHNLEPAIIVGLVVGDMRSETDRLINEFGMDTVLKKPAKLETLRQFLQDWPI; from the coding sequence ATGAGTGAGTCTGAGAAAGAGCAAAACACCGTCACACCAAACCATGACGCGGTCTCCAAAATCGTACCTGAGACATCAAAAGTCGCAGACGAGCACGCCAAGTATCTGTTAGCAGAAGACAATAGAGTATGTGTGCGTTTGTTCTGCCATCATTTCAATAAACTTGGTCTTCAAAGCACATATCGACATGCATGGAACGGGCAAGAAACCGTCGACATCTACAAAGCGTACCCCGAACAATGCAGGATGGTTTTTATGGATCTCGCTATGCCTGTCATGGGTGGTCTGCAAGCTTCCCTCCGTATCAGAGAGCATGAAAAAGAACACAACCTCGAGCCGGCGATCATTGTGggacttgttgttggtgacaTGAGGAGCGAGACGGATAGATTGATCAACGAGTTTGGAATGGATACTGTTTTGAAGAAGCCGGCAAAATTGGAAACCTTGCGTCAGTTTTTACAAGACTGGCCTATTTAG